One window from the genome of Macaca fascicularis isolate 582-1 chromosome 7, T2T-MFA8v1.1 encodes:
- the LOC135971765 gene encoding transmembrane and coiled-coil domain-containing protein 5B-like: MRARLQKSTESCAKQEEELAKIEHDYQSVSELCKDQVYYIKKYQEVLRKMKEEKETLLLEKEMRRPPLRNRRESVGTSISSISPSWP; the protein is encoded by the exons ATGAGG GCAAGACTACAGAAGTCAACAGAGTCCTGTGCAAAGCAAGAGGAGGAGCTGGCCAAG atagAGCATGACTACCAATCTGTGTCTGAGCTCTGTAAGGACCAGGTCTACTACATAAAG AAATACCAGGAAGTTCTGAGGAagatgaaagaggaaaaggagacgCTGCTTCTTGAGAAAGAAAT GAGAAGACCACCATTAAGAAACAGGAGAGAATCTGTTGGTACAA GCATTTCCAGTATCTCACCTTCATGGCCCTAG